One region of Mesoplasma sp. JKS002658 genomic DNA includes:
- the arcC gene encoding carbamate kinase: MKIVVAIGGNALGNNPQEQKEIVKNTAKNLVDFVQQGFDLIIVHGNGPQVGMINNGFDLAHKADEHSPVVDFPECGAMSQGYIGYDLQNAIGNELTKRKMSQKVASIITQTIVDQNDPAFKNPTKPIGSFLSKAEAEKMVETNHWDIKEDAGRGWRRVIASPRPVDIVEKEIIKTMIAAGFITISTGGGGIPVVNDNNTLKGVAAVIDKDFAAAKVAELVDADKLIILTAVEQVAINYNKPDQQTFANLTLDQLNGYIKDGQFAPGSMLPKVEAAMSFVKNTQGRPAIIGSLDKAGAVIKGESGTLIKN; this comes from the coding sequence ATGAAAATTGTAGTTGCAATTGGAGGAAATGCTTTAGGTAATAATCCTCAAGAACAAAAAGAAATTGTCAAAAATACGGCTAAAAATTTAGTTGATTTTGTACAACAAGGTTTTGATTTAATTATTGTTCATGGAAATGGACCTCAAGTGGGAATGATTAACAATGGTTTTGATTTAGCGCATAAAGCTGATGAGCATTCACCAGTGGTTGATTTTCCTGAATGTGGGGCGATGAGTCAGGGGTATATTGGTTATGATTTGCAAAATGCGATTGGTAACGAATTAACCAAGCGAAAAATGAGTCAAAAGGTAGCTTCAATCATCACCCAAACTATTGTTGATCAAAATGATCCTGCTTTTAAAAATCCTACCAAACCAATTGGAAGTTTTCTTTCAAAAGCAGAAGCAGAAAAAATGGTTGAAACTAATCATTGAGATATTAAAGAGGACGCTGGAAGAGGTTGAAGAAGGGTGATTGCTTCACCTCGCCCAGTTGATATTGTGGAAAAAGAGATTATTAAAACGATGATTGCTGCTGGTTTTATTACCATTTCTACTGGGGGCGGGGGAATTCCGGTGGTTAATGATAATAATACGCTAAAAGGAGTGGCTGCAGTAATTGATAAAGACTTTGCTGCAGCTAAGGTTGCTGAATTAGTCGATGCTGATAAATTAATTATTCTAACTGCTGTTGAACAAGTGGCAATTAACTATAATAAACCAGATCAACAAACATTTGCAAATTTAACTCTTGACCAGTTAAATGGTTATATCAAGGATGGACAATTTGCCCCAGGGAGTATGCTACCAAAAGTGGAGGCAGCAATGTCATTTGTGAAGAACACCCAAGGTAGACCAGCAATTATTGGAAGCTTAGACAAGGCAGGAGCGGTCATCAAAGGTGAATCAGGAACTTTGATTAAAAATTAA
- a CDS encoding FMN-dependent NADH-azoreductase: protein MSKVLVISTSVSAKEKSYSLALLDRFLKHYQAKNPSDEIIKLDLNQVSIAQKTLNVENQATFWDEETKEYINQLKTVDKLVIASPMHNFNIPAMMKNYLDHVLLANETFSYKYSEKGDAKGLLPDLTVQILTTQGAPYGWYRWGNHTDYLWGTWDFVGAKVKEPILVAGTKTKPYSQLEPSKVIDEFDARIKVAAEEF, encoded by the coding sequence ATGAGTAAAGTATTAGTCATTAGTACTAGTGTTAGTGCTAAAGAAAAATCTTATTCGTTGGCATTACTTGACCGTTTTTTAAAACACTATCAAGCAAAAAACCCTAGTGATGAAATTATTAAATTAGATTTAAATCAAGTAAGTATTGCGCAAAAAACATTAAATGTTGAAAACCAAGCTACCTTTTGGGATGAAGAAACTAAAGAATATATTAACCAGTTGAAAACAGTTGATAAACTAGTAATTGCTTCACCAATGCACAACTTTAACATTCCTGCAATGATGAAGAACTACTTAGATCACGTTTTATTAGCTAATGAAACTTTTTCTTATAAGTATAGTGAAAAAGGTGATGCCAAAGGTTTATTACCAGACTTAACTGTGCAAATCTTAACTACTCAAGGCGCTCCTTATGGGTGATATCGCTGAGGCAATCATACCGATTATTTATGAGGAACTTGAGATTTTGTTGGGGCAAAGGTGAAAGAACCAATTTTGGTTGCAGGAACTAAAACTAAGCCTTATAGTCAGTTAGAACCAAGCAAAGTAATTGATGAATTCGATGCTAGAATTAAAGTTGCAGCAGAAGAATTTTAA
- a CDS encoding adenylosuccinate synthase yields MLNSQEYKTLVVVGSQWGDEGKGKITDYYAQDADLVVRFAGGDNAGHIIWNEGKKYKVTIVPSGILNPQVINIIGNGCVVNLTKLNSEMKILQDAGIDTKNLFISDRAHVIFKYNEEIDALQEEVRANRKIGTTKRGIGPTYADKASRCGLRLCDFQEPNFKELLQEQVEYHNQLITTIYQGQAVDFATIYQEAVNQYEAIKDRIIDCGEFLDHAIRAQKMVLFEGAQGVLLDLDHGTYPFVTSSNTTANNVSIGVGIHNKLINKVIGVAKAYDTRVGTGGMPTELLDETGNRLRERGHEYGSNTGRPRRLGWFDAVAMNYSIRTGGLDTLFITLLDVLDSEETIKICTSYNYQGKVINTILASNTEYEKCTPVYEELPGWKTDITKVTSWDELPVNAKNYINRISELCNIPIQGFSVGPDRKQTINLLDKFGG; encoded by the coding sequence ATGTTAAATAGCCAAGAATATAAAACCCTGGTGGTGGTTGGTTCTCAATGAGGGGACGAAGGTAAAGGAAAAATTACTGATTATTATGCTCAGGATGCTGATCTGGTTGTTCGTTTTGCGGGAGGAGATAATGCTGGTCACATTATTTGAAATGAAGGAAAGAAATACAAAGTAACCATTGTTCCTTCAGGAATTTTGAATCCTCAAGTAATCAATATTATTGGCAATGGGTGTGTAGTTAATTTAACTAAATTAAATAGTGAAATGAAGATTTTACAAGATGCAGGCATTGATACCAAAAACTTATTTATTTCTGATCGTGCTCATGTTATTTTTAAGTACAATGAAGAAATTGATGCCTTACAAGAAGAGGTTCGTGCTAACCGAAAGATTGGTACGACCAAGCGCGGTATTGGTCCTACTTATGCTGATAAAGCCTCAAGATGTGGTCTTCGTCTTTGTGATTTTCAAGAACCCAACTTTAAAGAGTTACTTCAAGAACAAGTGGAATATCATAACCAATTAATTACTACGATTTATCAAGGCCAAGCAGTTGATTTTGCAACAATTTATCAAGAAGCAGTTAACCAGTATGAAGCAATTAAAGACCGCATTATTGATTGTGGGGAATTTTTAGATCACGCAATCCGGGCTCAAAAAATGGTTTTATTTGAAGGAGCACAAGGGGTTTTATTAGATCTTGACCATGGCACTTACCCATTTGTTACCAGCTCTAATACTACAGCGAACAATGTTAGTATTGGGGTAGGAATTCACAATAAACTAATTAATAAAGTTATTGGAGTGGCAAAAGCTTATGATACTCGGGTAGGAACTGGGGGAATGCCGACTGAACTATTAGATGAAACTGGTAATCGATTAAGAGAACGTGGGCACGAGTATGGTTCAAATACTGGACGCCCCCGTCGGTTGGGATGATTTGATGCGGTCGCTATGAACTACTCAATTCGTACTGGAGGACTTGATACTTTATTTATTACTCTTCTCGACGTTTTAGATAGTGAAGAGACGATTAAAATCTGTACTAGTTATAACTATCAAGGCAAAGTGATTAATACAATTCTCGCATCAAATACTGAGTATGAAAAATGCACTCCGGTCTATGAAGAATTACCAGGCTGAAAAACTGATATTACCAAAGTGACTAGTTGAGATGAACTTCCTGTTAATGCGAAAAACTATATTAACCGGATTTCAGAGTTATGTAATATTCCGATTCAAGGTTTTTCTGTTGGTCCTGACCGCAAACAGACAATTAATTTATTAGATAAGTTTGGAGGTTAA
- the purB gene encoding adenylosuccinate lyase, whose product MIERYEVKPIKAIWNDDHKLEIWTKIEVLVVQGWTKLGIVPEQDLALIKQKIKVNKTRMLELEQETKHDVVAFSRMLSESLGEESKWIHLGITSTDIVDTAQNYLIKESISLVQEYLTGLKARLNELSQTHKHTLIMGRTHGMYGEPTSLGLKFLLWLEELKRQEKRLELAINDVCVTKISGSMGNYANLEIAIEEDVAKQLGMPRDHLSTQVSQRDRLASLYLVFANLSTTFEKMATEIRLLQRSEVKEIMEGFSVNQKGSSSMPHKKNPISSENITGLSRMLRSYVIPGLENNVLWHERDISHSSNERVILPDVFHLVSYLIQRMTNVLTDLVIDQEQMLKHIKSANNVFYSQPLMTYILIHTNHSREEVYDFIQKCTMLCLKENLDFKQVLIDEGIEKYLESTELDQIFNLDYFLRNVDQIYDKITD is encoded by the coding sequence ATGATTGAACGATATGAAGTTAAACCAATCAAAGCAATTTGAAATGATGATCATAAACTCGAAATTTGAACCAAGATTGAAGTATTGGTTGTTCAAGGATGAACCAAGTTGGGGATTGTTCCTGAACAAGATTTGGCTTTGATTAAACAAAAAATCAAGGTTAATAAAACAAGGATGTTAGAGTTAGAACAAGAAACTAAACATGACGTGGTTGCATTTAGCAGAATGTTGAGTGAATCGTTGGGTGAAGAAAGTAAATGAATTCACTTAGGAATTACTTCTACTGATATTGTTGATACAGCGCAAAACTATTTGATTAAAGAGTCAATAAGCTTAGTTCAAGAATATTTAACTGGTTTAAAAGCAAGGTTGAATGAACTATCACAAACCCATAAACATACCTTGATTATGGGTCGCACCCACGGAATGTATGGAGAACCAACATCATTAGGATTGAAGTTCTTATTGTGATTAGAAGAGCTAAAACGTCAAGAAAAACGTTTAGAATTAGCAATCAATGATGTTTGTGTGACCAAGATTTCTGGGTCAATGGGTAATTACGCTAATTTAGAAATTGCTATTGAAGAGGATGTTGCTAAACAACTAGGAATGCCTCGAGATCACCTTTCTACGCAAGTTAGTCAACGCGACCGTTTAGCTTCTTTATACTTAGTGTTTGCTAACCTTTCTACTACCTTTGAAAAGATGGCCACAGAAATCCGCTTATTACAACGTAGTGAAGTTAAAGAAATCATGGAAGGATTTAGTGTTAATCAAAAAGGTTCTTCTTCAATGCCTCATAAAAAGAATCCGATTAGTTCAGAAAACATTACTGGATTAAGTCGAATGTTAAGAAGTTATGTTATTCCTGGTTTGGAAAATAATGTTTTATGACATGAGCGTGATATTTCTCATTCTTCAAATGAACGAGTTATCCTCCCAGATGTTTTCCATTTAGTTTCTTATTTGATTCAAAGAATGACTAATGTTCTAACTGATCTTGTGATTGATCAAGAACAAATGTTAAAGCATATTAAGAGTGCAAATAATGTTTTTTATTCACAACCTTTAATGACTTACATCTTAATTCATACTAATCACTCTCGCGAAGAGGTCTATGACTTTATTCAAAAATGTACCATGCTTTGTTTGAAAGAAAATCTTGACTTTAAACAGGTGTTAATTGATGAAGGGATTGAAAAATATCTTGAATCAACTGAACTTGATCAAATTTTTAACTTAGATTACTTTTTAAGAAATGTTGATCAGATTTATGACAAGATTACTGATTAA